CCGTGCGTGCGGCGGGGACCAGCGTCACCTCGTCGAGGCGCAGGCCCGCCTGCTGATCGGCACTCTCCAGGCAGTACACCAGGGGCCCGCGCTCGATGGCGAGGCAGCCGCGCACGGCGTCCACCCGTGGATCGGGCTCCGTGAGGCGCACGTCGAGGGCGAGGTCGAGGACGACGCGCTCGCCCGGCAGCCAGCGGCGGCGTATCCGCAGCCATCCCCCGTCCGCCTCCGTGCGGTTCTGCCGGTCCGGTGCGGCCACCGTGAACTCGGCGCACCAGGAAGGGATGCGCAGCGAAAGCGTCCAGTCGCGGTCCGCCGGTGCCGCGTCGACGGTGACCGTGACGCGGCCCTTCCACGGGTAGTCCGTCTCCACGGTGACCGCTCCGCCCCCGGCTGTGTCCGCTGGGTCCGTCGCGTACGAACCCGTCGCGTACTGGTGCAGCTGCAGGCCGTCCGCATCGCCGCTCGCCACATAGTGGGGGAGCGAGGCCAGCAGGCGCATGACGTTGGGCGGGCAGCATGCGCAGCGGAACCACGGTGTGCGGCGGGCCGTCCGGTCGCCGGGGTGGTCCTCGTGGTCGTCACGCACCTGGAGCGGGTTGACGTACAGCCAGCGGTCGCCGTCGAGGGCGACGCCGGACAGGAAACCGTTGTAGAGGGTGCGCTCGACGAGGTCGGAGTACCGGGTTTCGCCCGTCAGCAGAGCCATCCGCCAGGACCACTGCACGGAGGCGATGGCCGCGCAGGTTTCCGCGTACGCCCGGTCCGGCGGCAGCTCGAAGGGCTCACCGAACGCCTCGCCCTCGTGGCGCGCGCCGACGCCGCCCGTGAGGTAGGTCTTGGTGGCGGCCATGGCGTGCCACAGCCGCTCCAGGGACTCCCGCAGTGCCTCGTCGCCGGTCTCCATGGCCAGGTCGGTGGCCCCGGCCAGCAGATACAGCTGACGCACGGCGTGCCCCGTGACGGTCGGCGCCTCCCGTACGGGGAGGTGGTCCTGCCAGTACGCCGGGCCCGGATCGCGGGCGCGGTCGACGCCCTCCGCGAGCAGCCCGTGGCCGCGACGGTCGGTGAAGTCGCCCGCGAGATCGAGGAAGCGTCGCTCACCGGTCTCGCGGTACAGCTCCACCAGAGCGGTCTCGATCTCCGGGTGCCCGCAGATCCCGCCGCTCTTCCCGTCTGACCTGTCCGTCCCGTCCGCGCCGTCCGTCCCGTCCGTCCCGTCCGTCCCGAAGACGGAGTCGATGTACGTGGCGAACCGGAGCGCCACGTCGAGGAGTTCGCGGCGGCCGGTGGCGCGGTGGTGGGCGACGGCTGCCTGGATCAGATGTCCCGCGCAGTACAGCTCATGGCCCCAGTCGAGCTCGCTCCAGCGCCGGTCGGGGTGGGCGACCTGGTAGTAGGTCTGGAGATAGCCGTCGGGTCCTTGGGCCGTGGCGACGAGTGACACCAGCCGTCGCACCTCTGCGGCGAGTCCGCTGTGGCCGGGATCGTCGGCCAGCTGCCAGGATGCGGCCTCCAGCCACTTGTGGACGTCGGAGTCCTGGAACGGGAAGTCCCCGCTGAAGGCTCCCGCACTGTCCGAACCCTCCGGGTCTTCCGACTCCTCCGATTCCTCGGAACTCCCCGCCGCCGTACGGAGGTTGGCAAGGTTTCCCGCCTTTTCGAGGCGCTCAGGCCCCTGCGGGATGCTCACCGTGGCGTTGATGTGCCGCCGGGCGGCCCAGAAGCCGCCGGTGATCCGGGCGGTGGCGGCCGGGCGCAGGGCGGTGTGGGCGTGGGAGCGAAGGCGGATCGGTCCCAGAGGCGCGGCTGCGGCTGTGGCTGTGGCTGTGGGCTGGGGCGAGGGAGTGGGTTGGAGCGAGGGCGTGAGATCGGGCATGCGTGCCATTCCTCGGTGCCATGTGCGTTCGATATCTAGAACATCGTTCGGAAATCTGCTAACGCCGCCGACGCTACCGTGGGCAGCCGGGCCCAGGGGAGAGGTCGGCCGCATCCGGCACCCTCATCTCACGTA
This Streptomyces sp. NBC_01283 DNA region includes the following protein-coding sequences:
- a CDS encoding glycoside hydrolase family 127 protein is translated as MPDLTPSLQPTPSPQPTATATAAAAPLGPIRLRSHAHTALRPAATARITGGFWAARRHINATVSIPQGPERLEKAGNLANLRTAAGSSEESEESEDPEGSDSAGAFSGDFPFQDSDVHKWLEAASWQLADDPGHSGLAAEVRRLVSLVATAQGPDGYLQTYYQVAHPDRRWSELDWGHELYCAGHLIQAAVAHHRATGRRELLDVALRFATYIDSVFGTDGTDGTDGADGTDRSDGKSGGICGHPEIETALVELYRETGERRFLDLAGDFTDRRGHGLLAEGVDRARDPGPAYWQDHLPVREAPTVTGHAVRQLYLLAGATDLAMETGDEALRESLERLWHAMAATKTYLTGGVGARHEGEAFGEPFELPPDRAYAETCAAIASVQWSWRMALLTGETRYSDLVERTLYNGFLSGVALDGDRWLYVNPLQVRDDHEDHPGDRTARRTPWFRCACCPPNVMRLLASLPHYVASGDADGLQLHQYATGSYATDPADTAGGGAVTVETDYPWKGRVTVTVDAAPADRDWTLSLRIPSWCAEFTVAAPDRQNRTEADGGWLRIRRRWLPGERVVLDLALDVRLTEPDPRVDAVRGCLAIERGPLVYCLESADQQAGLRLDEVTLVPAARTVAEHRPDLLGGVTVVTTTGHRRSDGAPTPLTAVPYHAWANREDGAMRVWIPREVPG